In a single window of the Eshraghiella crossota genome:
- a CDS encoding TnpV protein, translating into MSELKPRITENGIDYILVGDYYIPGLKLPEEHRPIGKYGRMHREYLREVHPARLNTLILTGELLTYLADLNEQAQKRLDTIMEQMKATEGVTEELKCTRQMEWVQRCNNIHNRAEEIVLYEMIYS; encoded by the coding sequence ATGAGCGAATTGAAACCAAGAATAACGGAAAACGGAATTGATTATATCCTTGTCGGAGATTACTACATTCCAGGCTTGAAACTGCCGGAGGAACACCGCCCTATCGGAAAGTACGGACGAATGCACCGGGAATATTTAAGAGAAGTCCACCCAGCCAGATTGAATACATTGATACTGACCGGAGAATTGTTGACATATCTTGCAGACCTGAATGAACAGGCACAAAAACGGTTAGACACTATCATGGAGCAGATGAAAGCTACCGAGGGCGTGACAGAGGAATTGAAGTGTACCCGACAAATGGAATGGGTGCAGCGTTGCAATAACATTCACAACAGGGCAGAAGAAATTGTTTTGTATGAGATGATTTATTCATAA
- a CDS encoding helix-turn-helix domain-containing protein, which yields MHISYKPLWHTLLERDMRKEDLRLAAGMTTNMIANMSKEGKHISMDTLARICETLNCEITDVIELVPDEPASTGGKEHERIETKNNGKRN from the coding sequence ATGCACATCAGCTATAAACCACTCTGGCACACACTGTTAGAGCGTGATATGAGAAAAGAGGATTTAAGGCTTGCTGCTGGTATGACAACAAATATGATTGCCAACATGAGCAAAGAGGGAAAGCACATCAGCATGGATACATTAGCCCGTATCTGTGAAACTCTGAATTGTGAGATTACTGATGTGATTGAGTTAGTACCAGACGAGCCTGCTTCCACAGGAGGTAAGGAACATGAGCGAATTGAAACCAAGAATAACGGAAAACGGAATTGA
- a CDS encoding recombinase family protein, with protein sequence MAMMNEMEYRTIGSALAGGYRAAVYCRLSKDDDLQGESASIANQRDMLEKYCEKQGWEVVAVYQDDGFTGLNMERPDLQRMLRSIERRQINLVITKDLSRLGRNYLQTGHLIEDFFPRNGVRYIAMNDGIDTLRDNNDIAPFKNILNEMYSKDISKKVHSSYLLKAQKGQFTGCLAPFGYRKDPEDKNHLLIDEETAPIVRLIFGYALNGHGPNYIRRRLEEEKIPCPTWWNRERGLRNTRTKWEKKDPENGRYMWDFSVIKDLLMNPVYTGAIASQKKDYRFKIGTIGEKKPEDWVVVEGQHEPLIDRMSFDIVQNKLKSRQRPGQTNEISLFAGLIKCGECGKSLTIRYTNAKHPQRIYSCKTYNAFGKNHCTQHRIDYDTLYSHVLRKIRECARAALMDGEAVADRLTNTCEAEQREQREAMERSLTRDEERIEVLDKMVMRLYEDMIAGRISEQNFNTMLEKTQTEQTELKTKVSEGRKRLSDEVQLANDAKQWVEAIQEYANITELDAATLNRLIKEIVVHERIDEDKTRHISIEIHFNLKPIPEVEQVTA encoded by the coding sequence ATGGCTATGATGAACGAAATGGAATACAGAACAATCGGTTCGGCACTTGCCGGGGGCTATCGTGCAGCGGTCTATTGCAGACTGTCAAAGGACGATGACCTGCAAGGCGAAAGTGCCAGTATCGCAAACCAGCGTGATATGCTGGAAAAATACTGCGAAAAGCAGGGATGGGAGGTTGTGGCAGTCTATCAGGACGATGGCTTCACAGGTCTTAATATGGAGCGTCCTGATTTACAGAGAATGTTGAGATCCATTGAGCGCAGGCAAATCAACCTTGTTATCACGAAAGACCTCAGCCGACTGGGGCGTAACTATCTGCAAACCGGGCATTTGATTGAGGACTTTTTCCCAAGAAACGGGGTGCGCTATATCGCCATGAATGACGGTATCGACACCTTACGGGATAACAACGACATTGCCCCGTTCAAGAATATCCTGAACGAGATGTACAGCAAGGATATTTCCAAGAAAGTCCATTCCTCTTATCTTCTGAAAGCGCAGAAAGGACAGTTTACCGGGTGTCTTGCCCCGTTTGGGTATCGGAAAGACCCGGAGGACAAAAACCATCTGCTCATTGACGAGGAAACCGCCCCGATTGTGCGGCTGATTTTCGGATATGCCCTAAACGGTCATGGTCCGAACTATATCCGCAGACGGCTGGAGGAAGAAAAAATCCCCTGCCCCACATGGTGGAACCGGGAACGGGGGCTTCGCAATACCCGCACCAAATGGGAAAAGAAAGACCCGGAAAACGGGCGGTATATGTGGGACTTCTCCGTTATCAAAGACCTTTTGATGAATCCCGTCTACACCGGGGCGATTGCTTCCCAGAAAAAAGACTACCGCTTCAAAATCGGCACGATTGGGGAAAAGAAACCGGAGGACTGGGTTGTGGTTGAGGGACAGCACGAACCGCTGATTGACCGCATGAGCTTTGATATTGTGCAGAACAAGCTGAAATCCCGCCAGCGTCCGGGGCAGACCAATGAAATCAGCCTGTTTGCCGGACTGATAAAATGCGGCGAGTGTGGGAAGTCGCTGACGATACGCTACACAAACGCAAAACATCCCCAGCGGATTTACTCCTGCAAGACCTACAATGCCTTTGGAAAGAACCACTGCACCCAGCACCGGATTGATTATGACACCCTTTACAGTCATGTGCTGCGGAAAATCCGGGAATGTGCCAGAGCTGCCCTGATGGACGGAGAAGCGGTTGCCGACCGCCTGACCAATACCTGTGAAGCCGAGCAGCGGGAACAGCGGGAAGCAATGGAACGCTCCCTTACAAGGGACGAGGAACGGATTGAGGTTCTGGACAAAATGGTAATGCGGCTTTATGAGGATATGATTGCAGGGCGTATCAGTGAGCAGAACTTCAACACCATGCTGGAAAAGACGCAGACCGAGCAGACGGAGCTTAAAACAAAAGTGTCCGAGGGCAGAAAGCGGCTGTCCGATGAAGTCCAGCTTGCCAATGATGCAAAACAATGGGTGGAAGCCATTCAGGAATACGCCAACATCACAGAGCTGGATGCAGCCACCCTTAACCGCTTAATCAAAGAAATCGTCGTGCATGAGCGCATTGACGAAGATAAAACAAGACACATTTCTATCGAAATTCATTTTAATCTCAAACCCATCCCGGAGGTGGAACAGGTCACTGCCTGA
- a CDS encoding virulence-associated E family protein, with the protein MNAMQPPQSVEEVKATLETTEKGGVRQSIRNCLTVFQRDPVLAGAIAYNILTDRKDIIKPIGFHRESTALTDTDMKYLLLYLEETYGLTSEKKIETAIGIVANENKYHPIRDFLNSLAWDGTERIRFCLRHFLGADVDDYTYEALKLFLLGAITRAFKPGSKFEIMLCLVGGQGAGKSTFFRLLAVRDEWFSDDLRKLDDDNVYRKLQGHWIIEMSEMMATANAKSIEEIKSFLSRQKEVYKIPYETHPADRPRQCVFGGTSNALDFLPLDRSGNRRFIPVMVYPEQAEVHILEDEAASRAYISQMWAEAMEIYRSGRYKLSFSPAMQRYLKEHQRDFMPEDTKAGMIQAYLDKYTGETVCSKQLYKEALNHTFDEPKQWEIREINEIMNQCITGWNYFSNPRMFAEYGRQKGWEREIPATDTDNPPEKSMDGFVEVTEQMELPF; encoded by the coding sequence ATGAACGCCATGCAGCCGCCCCAGAGCGTTGAGGAAGTAAAGGCAACTCTGGAAACCACCGAGAAAGGCGGTGTCCGCCAGAGCATACGGAACTGCCTGACCGTATTCCAGCGTGACCCGGTGCTTGCCGGGGCAATCGCCTATAACATCCTGACCGACCGAAAGGACATCATAAAGCCCATCGGTTTTCACAGAGAAAGCACAGCCCTGACCGATACAGACATGAAGTATCTGCTTCTCTATCTGGAGGAAACCTACGGGCTGACCAGTGAGAAAAAGATTGAAACCGCCATCGGGATTGTGGCGAATGAGAATAAGTACCACCCCATCCGGGATTTTCTGAACAGCCTTGCATGGGACGGGACGGAGCGCATCCGCTTCTGTCTGCGGCACTTTCTGGGGGCGGATGTGGACGATTACACCTATGAAGCCCTAAAGCTGTTTCTTTTGGGGGCGATTACAAGGGCATTTAAGCCCGGAAGCAAGTTTGAAATCATGCTGTGTCTGGTAGGCGGTCAGGGGGCTGGCAAGTCCACCTTCTTCCGTCTGCTGGCAGTCCGGGACGAGTGGTTTTCCGATGATTTGCGGAAGCTGGACGATGATAACGTGTACCGCAAGCTGCAAGGTCACTGGATAATTGAAATGTCGGAAATGATGGCAACCGCCAATGCCAAGAGCATTGAGGAAATCAAGTCTTTTCTAAGCCGACAGAAAGAGGTTTATAAGATACCCTATGAAACCCACCCGGCAGACCGTCCCCGTCAGTGCGTGTTCGGCGGTACTTCCAACGCCCTTGACTTTCTCCCCCTTGACCGTTCCGGCAACCGCCGATTTATCCCGGTCATGGTGTACCCGGAGCAAGCCGAGGTTCACATTTTGGAGGACGAAGCCGCTTCCAGAGCCTATATCAGCCAGATGTGGGCGGAAGCAATGGAGATTTACCGAAGCGGCAGGTACAAGCTGTCATTCAGCCCAGCCATGCAGCGGTATCTCAAAGAACACCAGCGGGATTTTATGCCGGAGGACACCAAAGCCGGGATGATACAGGCTTACCTTGATAAGTACACCGGGGAAACGGTCTGTTCCAAGCAGCTCTACAAGGAAGCCTTAAATCACACCTTTGACGAGCCGAAGCAATGGGAAATCCGGGAAATCAACGAGATAATGAACCAGTGCATTACCGGGTGGAACTACTTTTCCAATCCAAGAATGTTTGCGGAATATGGCAGACAAAAGGGCTGGGAGCGTGAAATCCCGGCAACGGACACCGACAACCCGCCCGAAAAATCTATGGACGGTTTTGTGGAGGTCACGGAGCAGATGGAGCTTCCATTCTGA
- a CDS encoding CHC2 zinc finger domain-containing protein: MNVFEAVKQSVTTRQAAEHYGIRVNRNGMACCPFHNDKTPSMKLDKRFHCFGCGADGDVIDFVAALYGLGKKEAAAQLASDFGLAYEDWKPPGRARKPKPRQKSPEEQFREAKAHCFRVLADYLHLLRVWKTDYAPHSPEEAFHPRFVEALQKQAHVEYLLDVLLFGDTEEIASLITEHGKDVIQLEQRMAELAAADAARTKKHHERHAAAPER; encoded by the coding sequence TTGAATGTATTTGAAGCTGTGAAGCAGTCCGTTACGACAAGACAGGCTGCGGAGCATTACGGAATCCGGGTAAACAGAAACGGGATGGCTTGCTGCCCGTTCCACAACGATAAGACCCCCAGCATGAAGCTGGACAAGCGTTTCCACTGCTTCGGATGTGGTGCAGATGGGGATGTGATTGATTTTGTAGCTGCCCTGTACGGGCTGGGGAAAAAGGAAGCCGCCGCACAGTTGGCGAGTGACTTCGGGCTTGCCTATGAGGACTGGAAGCCACCGGGCAGGGCAAGGAAGCCCAAGCCCCGGCAGAAATCCCCGGAAGAACAGTTCCGGGAAGCAAAGGCACATTGCTTCCGTGTCCTTGCCGATTATCTACACCTCTTACGGGTATGGAAAACCGACTATGCCCCGCACTCCCCGGAGGAAGCGTTTCATCCCCGGTTCGTGGAAGCCTTGCAGAAGCAAGCCCATGTGGAATATCTGCTGGATGTGCTGCTGTTTGGGGATACGGAGGAAATCGCTTCACTGATTACGGAACATGGAAAGGATGTGATACAGCTTGAACAGCGAATGGCAGAGCTTGCCGCCGCAGACGCAGCAAGAACTAAAAAACACCATGAACGCCATGCAGCCGCCCCAGAGCGTTGA
- the mobQ gene encoding MobQ family relaxase, which translates to MPCPHNEISIVQRSHRQSAVAAAAYQSGEKLFCEYDQEVKHYPEKRGIVHNEILLPANAPQEYTDRNTLWNAAEAVEKQWNSQLARRWVLSIPREIPPDQYAALVRDFCRQQFVSKGMCVDFAIHDKGDGNPHAHVMLTMRAMDERGKWLPKSRKVYELDKNGERIKLPSGRWKSHKEDTVDWNDRKYGEIWRHEWEVIQNHYLEANNRPERVDLRSYERQGLDIIPTVHEGAAVRQMEKRGIQTNIGNLNREIKAANSLMKSIRQLIKNLKGWIAELSEKRNELLAQKAAEEAVFLPNLLMKYMEIRKAERSSWTRAGQSRGTSKDLKAVSEALSYLQRKGLSTVEDLENFIETSGKSAADYRKQMKPKETRSNVIDAILAARTDCKECKPVYEKYQKIFFKKTKEKFKLEHPEVARFEKASAYLAKHPDDKDSTKKELLQEQAKLVDEIADLKVPLTEVQEDLKKLWDIRYWVRKATPGTEESKEPPKKQPLKEVLQDKADEKRAQKNAPAQTKHKQQDMEL; encoded by the coding sequence ATGCCCTGTCCACACAACGAAATCTCTATTGTGCAGCGCAGCCACCGCCAGTCTGCGGTTGCCGCCGCTGCTTACCAGAGCGGCGAAAAGCTGTTCTGTGAATATGACCAGGAAGTAAAACACTACCCGGAAAAGCGTGGTATCGTCCACAATGAAATCCTGCTCCCGGCAAACGCTCCCCAGGAGTACACAGACCGCAACACCCTCTGGAACGCTGCCGAAGCTGTTGAGAAGCAATGGAACTCCCAGCTTGCAAGGCGGTGGGTGCTTTCCATTCCCAGAGAGATACCGCCCGACCAGTACGCCGCCCTTGTACGGGATTTCTGCCGCCAGCAGTTTGTTTCCAAAGGAATGTGCGTGGATTTTGCCATCCATGACAAAGGGGACGGAAACCCACACGCCCATGTCATGCTGACCATGCGGGCAATGGATGAGCGTGGGAAATGGCTTCCCAAGAGCCGCAAGGTCTATGAACTTGATAAGAACGGGGAACGAATCAAGCTCCCGTCCGGCAGGTGGAAAAGCCACAAGGAAGATACGGTTGACTGGAACGACCGCAAATATGGCGAAATCTGGCGGCATGAATGGGAGGTCATCCAAAACCACTATCTGGAAGCCAACAACCGCCCGGAACGAGTAGATCTCCGTTCTTACGAAAGACAGGGGCTTGATATTATCCCTACCGTCCATGAAGGGGCTGCTGTCCGGCAGATGGAAAAGCGTGGGATTCAGACGAACATCGGCAACCTGAACCGAGAAATCAAAGCCGCCAATAGTTTGATGAAGTCCATCCGGCAGCTTATTAAAAATCTCAAAGGCTGGATTGCGGAGCTTAGCGAAAAGCGGAATGAACTGCTTGCCCAAAAAGCTGCGGAGGAAGCGGTCTTTCTTCCCAATCTGCTGATGAAGTATATGGAGATACGAAAGGCAGAACGGAGCAGCTGGACACGGGCGGGACAAAGCCGGGGGACTTCCAAAGACTTAAAGGCAGTCAGCGAAGCCCTGTCCTATCTCCAGAGAAAGGGACTTTCCACCGTGGAGGATTTGGAAAACTTTATAGAAACGTCCGGGAAATCTGCCGCCGACTACCGAAAGCAGATGAAGCCAAAGGAAACCCGCAGCAACGTGATTGACGCTATCCTTGCCGCCCGGACGGACTGTAAGGAATGTAAGCCCGTTTATGAGAAATACCAGAAGATATTTTTCAAGAAAACTAAGGAAAAATTCAAGCTGGAACACCCGGAGGTTGCCCGGTTTGAGAAAGCCAGTGCCTACCTTGCCAAGCACCCGGACGATAAGGACAGCACGAAAAAGGAGCTTTTGCAGGAACAGGCGAAGCTTGTGGACGAAATCGCAGACTTGAAAGTACCGTTGACCGAGGTGCAGGAAGATTTGAAGAAGCTGTGGGACATCCGCTACTGGGTACGGAAAGCCACACCCGGCACAGAGGAAAGCAAAGAGCCGCCCAAGAAGCAGCCCCTCAAAGAAGTCTTGCAGGATAAGGCTGACGAGAAGAGAGCACAGAAAAACGCCCCGGCGCAGACGAAACACAAACAACAGGATATGGAACTTTAA
- a CDS encoding helix-turn-helix transcriptional regulator: protein MKNRLEELRKQRGIKQEDLANALEVSRQTIGSLENGRYNPSIQLAFKIARYFNMSIEEIFIYEED from the coding sequence ATGAAAAATCGCCTGGAAGAATTACGAAAGCAACGAGGCATAAAGCAAGAAGATTTAGCAAATGCATTGGAAGTATCACGACAGACCATCGGCTCTTTGGAAAACGGACGCTATAACCCATCTATTCAGTTGGCATTTAAGATTGCCAGATATTTCAACATGAGTATTGAAGAAATTTTTATTTACGAGGAGGATTGA
- a CDS encoding DUF3847 domain-containing protein, which translates to MPETSKLEKLNWELEKSEKKLRKAINDEKALQYQLKQLTRKERTHRLCTRGGMLESFLQEPERLTDDDVMLLLKLIFHRQDTQELLKKLLEREKPETP; encoded by the coding sequence CCTGAGACCTCAAAGCTGGAAAAACTCAACTGGGAGCTGGAGAAAAGCGAAAAGAAACTGCGGAAAGCCATCAATGATGAAAAGGCATTGCAGTACCAGTTAAAGCAGCTTACCCGAAAGGAACGAACGCACCGGCTCTGTACCCGTGGCGGTATGCTGGAAAGTTTTCTGCAAGAGCCGGAACGCCTGACAGATGATGATGTCATGCTGTTGTTGAAACTCATTTTTCACAGGCAGGACACGCAGGAACTATTGAAAAAACTGCTGGAACGGGAGAAGCCGGAAACCCCTTAG